The genomic region ATAGACGGTAGCTATGAATGCTGGAAAAGAGGTGAAGACGTTGTTTATATTTGAAGCAAAACGTTTTATTATTGTTATTATTGGAGCCTTACTAAATGCTCTTTCCTTAAACTTGTTTTTAATTGAGGCCAATGTTTATGCCAGTGGCTTTACCGGCTTTGCCCAAATCCTATCCAGTGTGTTTAAAGATTTTATCGGAATTGATATTTCAACCGGTATTCTTCTGTTTGTGTTAAACATTCCGGTGACCATACTTGGCTGGTTTAAAGTAGGAAGGGGCTTCACCGTATACAGTGCCATTTCTGTTGCCTGTACGACATTTTTTCTGGAGGTTATCCCGCTTCAGAATCTTGCTGATGATATTCTGCTTAATGCTGTATTTGGAGGGATTCTGGCAGCTATAGGCATAGGAATTACCCTTAAATGGGGTGCCTCGACCGGGGGAATGGACGTCATTGCCATGATTCTTTCCAAAATGAAAGATCGGCCAATAGGTGTGTATTTCCTAATCATGAACGGGTTTATTATTTTAATGGCAGGCTATCTTTATGATCCGGAAAAAGCTCTTTATACATTGGTTACTTTGTATGTCACAACCAGATTTATTGAT from Virgibacillus sp. MSP4-1 harbors:
- a CDS encoding YitT family protein yields the protein MFIFEAKRFIIVIIGALLNALSLNLFLIEANVYASGFTGFAQILSSVFKDFIGIDISTGILLFVLNIPVTILGWFKVGRGFTVYSAISVACTTFFLEVIPLQNLADDILLNAVFGGILAAIGIGITLKWGASTGGMDVIAMILSKMKDRPIGVYFLIMNGFIILMAGYLYDPEKALYTLVTLYVTTRFIDAIHTRHEKLTAMIITTKADELEKAIHAKMVRGITTLPAKGAFTKEDKNMLIMVITRYELYDLENIIRDVDPNAFTNIVQTTGIFGFFRKEDEKVV